TGCACGATAGGGCACCTTGCATGGGGTCATAAATTGTGGGCCCATAACAGTTCGCCAATGAGAAGCAAGATTTTAGAGTCGTGCGGCTTGACAGATACAGCTAAGCGAAGCCCCCCGAATGGACGGGTCATGTGGGCACATACGGACTTAATCTACCCGCGGTTTACCTCGATCCTAAAGGTGGCTCCTCATGGGGCCCACGCCACGAAGCTTCCTTCCACATAGGAGTGAATCGTAGCCGTTGGATCTGGGTGATGGACGGGCCACTGAGGAAGGCTGGTTGGACGCGTGGCGAGTTCGCGTTGGAACGAGGCAGCTGCGGCTGTTATCTGCTAGATTTGGCGAATCGGGTTCGGATAAGACCTCGTGATTCGGCATCAACTTAAGGATAACGCTGTCTAGGATTTGATAACCACGCAACTATGCCGTGATTAACTTGACTTTTTTAAAGATAATATATGGTGGATTTTTAATTATTTAGAGGgacatatttaaatttataagGAGGAAACTGCTCCGTATAATTTATTAAACTATTTTAGATATATCTATCTGATTGGTCTCTTTTTtagatagaaaaataataatactaatcaGTCTCTTTTTCAATGCTTTGAGGAGCATCATATAGTTTTTGATAGATGTATTaggtaataattttaaaaatatatatatatatatataatattttttaatttaaaatttatattttaataagaaaaagaaaataatttcacaTATTTAAAACCCTTTTCCTCTCTCTTGACTTTACACCTCTTTCGCGTAAAACATAGCTTAAAGATGAATAAGATTGTGACTAGATGCCACAAATCTTTAGTtgaatgattaaaaaataattatcatactaatatttgtatttttaaaataatattgaaGGTTAAAGTGAGATTTATGTGAGAAAATTGTTATTTTTTGTAAGAGAAAAGTGATGAAGACAGCATTTGATTCTGGACtatcaatattatattatatatatatatataataaagtttttaaatatttaattttttataataggtTGTACTATATTGCAACTAAGCTTATATTTAATGTGTAAACCTCAACTTTTGGTAGGTATGCTTATGTAAGTATACTCACTAcatcaatatttttaaatataaataatttatcacTGTGCCAATGTTTTAGGTGATAAATGCTTTAGATGTAAGAAAATGGTCTAAAACAAATCACCTTGAAATAGAGAGTATGCTTATGGTAGATCACAAAAAGAATGTAGCTAGTTTAATAATAAGATCATGAATTATTTATTATGGTAGATCACAAAACTGTCCAATGGAAAGGGGAGTGTGCTTTACACTCAACCACATGAATCAAAGATGTAAGTTAAGTGCTTTACACTTAACTTGATCACACTTGTCTTTAGTGGCACAGAGTATAGTCTCTGTATGAAGATAGATGTCAGAGTCATGAAGTCAGATTGATTGCCAAGACAAGACTATAAACAAGAGAATTAGATAGAGAAAACAACAAAAGATAAATGATTAAGATATGATTGGAGtctataattttatgataaattatcaaaaaatttatcaattaaattacttaatatttttaaaaaaatattgaatgagatttcaagCTCTAATGATTCAGGAGATTGATATTTATTTAGATTTGTCTCACAAAgccaaaagaagagagaaaggagTGGCAATTGATTTAGATGTAATGATCATAGGCAAGTTTAAGTGGGTTTCTTCATCCTTCTCCACCGACGTGACAGACTAAGCTTCTCCGAAATCCACTCACTTTGCATGACGACGACGACAACACTACATGCTACTACTCAGTAGAAAGAGAGGGCTTGATCTTGCACTTGAAGGCAGCCACGGCACACGCGCTCTACGTCGTGCTGCACGTCGTCGAGGTTCCACAAGCTCCCCCAGGAGtcgtcctccgccgccgccgccgctggtcCATCCACGACGCAGCCATGAGCAGCGCCGCCCTGTTGCTGGAGCGCGTAGGGTAAGGGGTACATGTACGCCATCTCCTGCTGCATGTCCTGCGCCAGTGTAATCTGCGCTACTTGGTTCATGATCGTCCTCATGtcatcctgctgctgctgctgcggcggcggcggcggcggtggcacaGTTTggtactgctgctgctgccgccgcctcaGAAACCGGGCCCTCGCCTTCTCGATGTTCTTCGAGGGCGTGCTCTTCTTGAAGTGTGTccgccagtagttcttgatctcgttgtcggtcctCCCCGGGAGGCTTCGAGCGATGGTGGACCATCTGCACGTCGATCGCCGCAAGCTTCAGCAACGACGAAGACACCAAGGGTCGGATCGCTACGAGTCTATTACCTGTTTCCCCACAAGGCATGCAGCTCGAGGATGACGTTCTCTTCCTCAGGGGTTATCTTCCCTTTCTTGAGGTCAGGCCTCAGGTAGTTGACCCACCGGAGTCTGCAACTCTTCCCGCTCCTCCTCAGCCCTGCAACCCAAAACCAGCATAAACAAGCAGTGGGTCGGTCGAAGCAGTCGGCACAGCACGTCAAGCATGCATACCTgatagctcggagaccgagttccATCTCCCTTCGCCATGGAGGTTGACATGCTCGATGAGGAGCTTATCCTCTTGAGCAGTCCAAGGGCCCTTTCTCCATCCGTCCGCCACTGCCACGGCCTCAAAGTATCTCTCCATAGCTACAAGCCGCTGTCTCCTCCTTAGTGGCACATCCGAGCATGCGCGTTTGCCAAGTATTTATACCGGACTCCCATGACCGATCACTGTCACATAATTTACTGGCTCTCCGAGGACCAAATTTCCCGAAATATATCGCAGCTTTCGGATTAGAATCTCCGTGGAATGATCTCCCCATAAAGAGTATAGTATGCCATGTAGTCTCCTCAGGGATATCCCTTGAAACCGGTAGAACACTGTGCACGCATGGCTTGCCTCAGCGTAGGGTTGACCATGGAGTCAACACATCGCATGCCTAACTAAAGTTGGTCCAAAATATCTCGATCCAGCGCGTAAAAGGTCCACGCGGAGCATGTAATTTTGACTCTTTTCCTTTTTAGTTTGTGGGCTTAAAGACACTCGTAGTTCCTCGAAAGCTCGCAGCTTTTGTGGAAGACGAGTGGTGTGGTATCAACTCCAAGTTAATCCATTGCAAAGAGGTGTTTCACGTTATGATGTTTTAACACGATATGATCATGAACTTATTCGATTATTTAACCCTTTTTTCAATTATCATGTAGAATTAATTAATCGATCAAATCTCAACTTCTCATGCTATACAACAAACTTGGAAATCTGTGAGGACAACGCGTGAGCTGCACTTGTCTCATCTTTACGAGGACAAAGCGAATAGTTGCCATTTTACCCACTCCATGCAAGCCATGATGTGTTGCCACGAGACTTCTAATGCCCAAAGTGACATACCATTAGCCTAAATTATCATTCTACACTTGAGCTAAAATCCTCTAGAATCTGACACTTTAATTCTACACCTTATACACTACCAAGTAGTACGGACTCCTTATAAAGATATGATCATAGATCTTTGGCCACCTAAAACCGAGTAGGGACTCCTTGTCCTACGTCCACAGCTCCTTGTCCTAATGGCTGGAGCACTGGCATTAGGACACCCCACCAACAGAGAgagacatagagagagagagagagagagggaaaaagGTAGGGGACGTGTGCTTGTGATGTATGGCTTCTCCCAATAGTGGGTGGTTCTTGTTCCCCCTGATGGGAGCCAAATGACCAATAGCGTGTGCCCACCGGCTTCGTGTATGTGACTTTGCACTTGCTTTCGGTCTTGATTTGATCCCACACGGTCTTTGTTTATTGGGTTGGATGTGGATCGGGGGATGCTATTGCAGGTAAGCATGCAATAGATTATGTGAGTTCACAAGCTTTAGGCGTGGGGAGAAGACCTTGACCCGTCCTCCTCGCGACACCTGGCTTTGTCGTGTCTAAGATGGGGGGATAAAAGTGTTTGTGAAAATGACTGAGAGGGGTTGGGGAGTGCGTCGAAGGATTTGCGAACCCTAAATGTGGAAGGATCGTGTAATTTGATGCGTCTCACTCCATATGATTTCGATGATTTGTCGGATCAATATGATTTTGagatgatttgattttttttttccgaatAGGTAAATGATGATCGGTATGTACTCAATAAAAGGTCATATAGGTGTATAATCTATGTTGTTCCAtacaataaataataaatgaaagataaaacaaaatctattttttttcaaaCTTATCGTTGATTTAAGAAATTATTTGTATAATATACATCCCTAACACCTTGAATAATTACATTAATAAATgttatttattgttattattaataaaaataattttataaaaataaatattttaattgatttaACACCATAAATTTACACATTAAACATTGGTCtgacggtggtggtggtgatatTGTACCAGACTAACTTATCAAAAGTTGAGGACATAAAACCTCATCAACCAATTAGCTTAGTTGATAAAGACCTTTTATCTCATATGTCTTAATCTTGATTTCACTACATatcatttatataaaaaaaattataattttttttaaaaaaatattaaaataagcaCTGATAATTCCCCTGTTAACAATGTTTCATAACATGTAAGCAATGACAAATATGGACCATGGTTAACTAAATTCATAATCCAGGTAATGTCTAACAAGAGTTAGCTTAAACATCAATCATAAAGTTCATGAATTAGGTCAAGAAAGTTGGTAAGCCAACCTCTTGTAAACACCAGTTGTTTCTGAGTGCCAATTTAGCCAGTTCTCAGTTGCAAGGAGTTCTCAAGAATGGTGATTCCTTATAACCAACATATATAGGAAGGTCTAAGGCTTTCTCTACGATTCTTCTGTCCTCGTGAATTCTCGCTATCAAGCTCTCGAGTGATGGAAAGTTGGCCTGTGTTTCAAGCAAAAAAGATGTGAAATGATAAAGAAATCAGAATTTCTATGAATGTTtcacttttctcttcttctttcctttctacTACCTCTGGTCTAATATAGCCCACCATAGCAAGGCGTAGCTCCTCTCCGTAAAAGTTCTCATCGAAGTCGTGAAGCAACCAAGGTTCCTGTTGGCAGTAACGCTTGTTTAAGAATAAACAGATGGTGTAGGATCACTGATTAGGTTATACTTACTATAGTCTTTTCGGTGTTGTCAAAGTAAGGATTCCAACCAATGCTCATGACCATTTTGTAGATACCCCGTGTCGACAATCCAGCCCAGCCAAAGTACACACCTGAATTGTGCTCAGATAGTTTTGCGGAAAAGTTCTCTGCCGATAAATTTGCTGCAAGAAAATAAAGTAATAAACCGTATATCAATACTGACATTTGAATCCACAAAGGGAAATGAAAACTCTGTATTGTATCTTTTGGGGAAAGACTATTTAATAAGTTCATCTGTTAATCTTGCTGATCTTTCCCAAGGACGACCAAACTTTTAACAtgagaaaaattaaaaagatatCCACTGTGTGAAATGACTCGAACAAATAGTCGGTGTTGCTAAGATGAGGATTCTGATATTTATGTGCTGAGTTACTAAAGAATACAAAATAAGATACGTTCACAAGTGCAGCTCCAACAGAAGGAAGATATGACAGAGAAACTATTTAAGGTATCCACCAAGGTATAGTATCAATATAGTATCCACCAAGGTATCACTTCAGCAAAAGCAATAGCAATAGAAGGAAACTATGGCATGGCTGGTACAGATGCAGTTAATTTTTAAAGTTACAAGAGAGTTCTTTGTGCAAGTGGAGCCTTAAAGAAAGACCACTCTGAGCAACCTCTATGTATCAATATAGCAAAGATATTGCTTCGTGTGTTTACTTAGCACAATGACTGTGACTTTGATGATAAAAGTAACAAGATTTAGCTGCAAAATCCTACGAGGCAATGTCAGTTAAAGATGTTGTAAGCATTCCAACAATTTTTGTACAAAACTGAGTGATTTAGGTCATATCACTAAGCACAAAGAACATTTGTTAAATAGCACACTAAATTTTGCAGAAGACATCAGGTTATTATATATTACCTAAAAGTACAACATGATAACACAAAAGGTTCATATACTACCTAAGCAATAAAGGATGATACAGATTAAGACAGATTGAAAAGCCTGGACAAGAACCCACAGAACTTGTGTGAAAGAAGTTTCAAGTTCCAACAGACCTGTCGGTATTCCTATAATCTTTAAGCCTCGTCCAAATCCCCTGATAACAGGTCCCCCAAAGTATCATGGCTCAATTGGTAAAGTATCTTCGATCCCTAAAACTCATTACTGATTATCAGCTTTATTGATGGAGAAAATATTACGGAAGGAGTAACTATCTACTTTAGAATTTCAAGAGCATACAATCATCAAAAGGAGGTAAGCCCCACTTTTCAGGATGCAGATCAAGCAGAGAATTGATCACCTCATCAGCTGAACTGTAAAGGCCACCTTGCTTTGGAATAGATGGCACAGCGATCACTACCATTCTTGCTGCTTTGCCAGCCATAACACCGGGCCTGGTAACAAGAGAAATTCTTAGCATTCAGCCAAACTTTAGTTCAGTTGGAGAAAACATAAACTTCAAAACTTTTTCCAAATTGAGAAACAGATAAAGCATGAAATTAAATGCAAAGAAGTATCACAAAGGAAATAATTGCTTTGAAATTCATGTAATTGAATTCTTCCtcaggaaatatatatatatatatatatatatatatatatatatatatatatatatatatatatatatatatatatatatatatatatatatatataaaaaccaTTTGGTTCAGGCTAACTATGGACAATGGACCACAGTTCTGTAAACAGAAACACCATGATTGCTTGACTTTCTACTTCAAAGATCAATAATCCATTAGTCCTTTTTCTTTGTGGCTTACAAAATCGCAACACGGGACATGTTCTTCAATTTAAAGTTTGAATAACATGGAGATACACTAAGTATTCAACAGTCCTCTGAAAGATTCATATATAATAAGTTCATGAGGACCCCCTTGATACTGTTCTGAAAAGATCAATTTAGCAGTATCTTCAAGTCAAACCTAAGCTTTCCTTTTTACTATATGATCTACAAAACATCAAAATCAAAGGTGTTCTTCAATCCATgcttaaaagttaaaactatAATGGCACAATTGTGATGCCAATAGAAAAGTTTCATCTTCAGATTATTTTGTAAGCATTTGAATTTACAAGCACAATTAGAAGTCAACTAGGTCTTAGGTTAGAAGTCAACTAGTCTCGGATCATCTCAACTTTGCATAACTTTTTCTATTTCTCTTGGGATTCCATCATGACTTCTGTCAACGTCCTTTTCAGAATTCCCAGTCTTGGAATTTTAAGCAAATTGTGTTGAAAATCATCAGGATTCTGTTTAACAATGTTTTTAAGTATCTCTTTAGATTTGGTGTGGTTCCAAATTAATTATCTAGAGTGGGATTTTTTAAACAGTTAATTCATTTCAGATAATCTAATTGGATATTAAAGTTTTCGGTCAGGTCAATTTATATAGAGAACATATTACCAAaggaaaaaaatcattaagtacaTTACCTTATTTAATCATATCAATCCAAGATCTCAGTTTTTCCTATTCCacaacattcatcaaacaaataaaaattaatgTTGAACACTCAAGAAGATTAATGATAGCAAACAATTTCACTAAAAAAAATTGCAAAACTTACAACGAATCTTCAAGTACTAGACAGTTAGATGGATCAGCATTCATCCTTTTAGCAGCTTCAACAAATCTTTTACATGAAAAATGCAAAATGGTAGTACAACAAAAATATTATTTGCCTTGAACTAAACAATCGGTAGATAATAAACCATACTATCCTTTCATAATGTCTCACATTTCTGGAGAAGGCTTTCCCATGGCTACTTCATCGCCACCAATAATAACAGAAAATGATTCTTTCCATCCTAAGTAACATAAATAATAAGATGGTAAGCTCAAAAATAAGAATAACAACCCAAAGTATGCAGAAAGGATAACAAAAGTAACAATAAGTGGAGGAATATACATCTAGACTGCAACAAGATGTATACCTTGGTGGAAAGAAATATTTTCCTTGATGTTGGATTTTGGAGAATTGGATGCCAAGGCCATTGGAACCTCATGATTCCTCATATGTTTAATCAGGCGAGTAGCACCCGCCAGAGCTTTAATATTGCACCATCTGCACAAACCAAATGAAATGATCTATTTTAAATGCAACAGGTTGATAATAGAACAATAGTCCTTGTGCTTACCAAGAACATGACAAGCATACATACATTTAGCCATACTTATACCTTTTCCAGGAAAAATCATATAAatgaaaattaatgatgatgcatgaggaGAAAACTTGCACCGAGGGTTTAGATTCTTAAACTGCATCAGTAAAATCACGTACACTAATATCCAGGATCTATAATGTCAAAAATATGCAAGTCTATGTTGAGTCCAACTATCCCGATTGTATCATCCTCGGTTGATCTCATTCCTGATACCGTTCTTGTGAACTATAATTATCATGTCAAAATGTTTAAAGTAAACTCAAACAATTGTGATCATCTATCTATATGGATATATCAAGTTTTGTCCAGGCAAAAAGCTATGTTGAATAACTAAATCTCCCTACACATCTAACTACAGAATATCATGATATTTTAAGGAATATTTTTCTGTACATTAGTCCCATCAAAGTTTTTGGTTTTGTGCATAAGTCCCTTAGTTGTTATTTATGTGAATATCCCTGAGTCACCTAAACTGTTGTCGGTCCCTTAGTTTTAAGTCCAATGAAATATTCAAGTAATAAGCCACCAACAGTTTTTGGCCACTAACAATACCTATAATTGAATAACTCTCCCCTaaaaaaattatccttttatGCATGTAAACCGGTCATTTTTCGTTTATGCTCATATCCTCACCAAAGAAGTTGTTCATCCAAAATGACCTCTTCTGTTAAGTTATAAGTCGATTTGAGTTGGACCTAGGGGTAGAAAGACTATCTCACCAGTTAGGTTAAATTAGTTGACCAAAGAAAGAGGATGGAGAGACTAATGTGCATGATGGAAGAGGCTTATAGGAAATTTCATATAAACAACAAGACTCACAAGACTTAAAGAAACCCCTATCGTAACATATGTATTCCATTCAGAATGTCATCCTAAAGTCAAGATTACTGATAAACACAATGCAGAGTTGAATAAAAAGATtagcaaaaagaaaaacatgttatGGAGATTACTGGTCCAAAAACATTGGAGTAATTGCAGATATAAATTCTTCTATTGTGCAAGGGAGCTCATAATCTTTGACAACTAAAGATACAGCCTCCAAGGGTGTCATTCCTACTATTCTGTGAGCTTTCTTGCTGTCCCATTTCTTGCCATATTGTAACAGAAATACTTTCAGTACTTCATTTATGATGCCATCTGTCACCAAACACAAATACAGACATAAACTGTAAAGCATATACTATGAAAAATACAAACAAAACAACACAAGTACATTTACGTAAGTGCCGCTTTCAATATTTTCAGCACTAGAACAAAGCTGTCCTACATATGTGCACTTATATAAATGGTACattataacacacacacacacaaacatgcAATAACACTTGGAATAAATAACAAACATGCATTAGTCGGAAATGCATAAAAGATTGGTGTGATCAATTAGACAAAGAAGTTGAAAGAACCTGTATTCAAAAGTGTGCCATCCAAATCGAGTATGACATATGAGACAGTTCGAGTTGCTAGCTTGCCATCTGCCATTTCCAGAGCTTAAAAAGACATCTGAGGGAAGTTGTAAGTGATGATTCTTCGCCAGACGCAACTGAGAAACAGGAAGCAAACACTAAAACCAATCTAAGGTTGGTATAAATAATCAAAGATGATATTTCACCATCCTGGTGGCGGCCAGAATACTAAATGACCCTCTTAGCAACATGATAAGTCCCcttattttttaagaaattcaAATTGCTAGAAAATCAACGAAGCAATAATCTCCGTGTTCATCGCATAAGTCGATATCTATTAGGCGAGTCATTGCAACAAACGCTTAGCAAACAACAGCAACAATCTTAATGAGGGcgaaaagaacaagaagaaggttGCTATCTTTGCTATACCAGGAGATTACGGATATTCCAAGAAGAATTATAAATGAACCCAAATCTAcacttcaaaataaaaaagaagtaatCGCAAAAGCAAACAACAAGAGAAGTTTGGACGATCGGGAAACAAGAAAGAACACATCTTGAAGCGGAAGACACGACGAAGATTGCGTTTTGAATGAAGCAGTAGAAACAAGATGCCCGAGATCCCATTTGATTCTAGCAACTGAACCTAAACCAACTAAATCACAAGGAGTGCGCTTTGAGAACGAAAGATCAAATTTCCCTCTGACAAGTGCTTACAAAACTACGAGTGGAACGATAAATTAAAAAGAACCGGAGATGATGCACGATTTCCTGCTACTAGCAGCATAAACTTCCATTCCGATGCGTAGGGCTCGAGTACACAGTAGCAAACGCTTCTTCTTCTAATGCAGATCTCATCCTCTTCGTACTTACAAGTGGATCATCAACTGCATCTCTCACGTGCGTCGTTCCTTTTGATCCCTACGTCACAgctttaatatattatattttcctCCAAATATTtaactatgtatatatatatatatattttgaaggGTATTAATATCATTTTCctccaaatattaaaaatttatgtatatTTTGAAGGGTATTAATATCATTTGAAGTTAATAAATGCATTTATCAGTTATACATTGAATCCAACACAACGCAGCTTTATACAAGAAAAAATATGACCAAAATGTAGTCTAAATCAAGACATGTACACAGAAACCACAAGAAAAATCAAATCAAACAAAAGAAATATTTCTTAAAGAGAATCAATTCAGGAAGTCTATGAATAAAAATCCCAGAGAAGAATGCAAGTCCACATAATTGCGAAGATCACAAACTTATGCCATTCCTTTTCAGGGAAAACCTTCTCTTGTTATGTACATAACCATAACCAAAAGCAAATTACTATAAGAGGAAACAAAAAGGTAGAGCTCTTTACACCTTTCACACACCCCCTATTTTATCCCCTTCTCAAGATTTTATTCATTGACATCATTGAGACCAATCCCcagccttttctttttcttcttttttcccttTTGAATCTCCAGTATACACCGCCACTTCAAATCAGAAGACAGATATTGTAAAAATATATCACTGGGATATTGTTTCATCCTCTTTTTATCATTTGATGGAACTCCTCGAGTTATTTACCTCGGCTGAGGACCTAGAAAAGAGAATGATCTTGCAGGTTGCGCAGGCGGAGTGGGAGTCCTGGGCGAAGGGGAAAATGTCTGCGAACGATGTAGCATCTCAACCATTGAAGGGGTCTGGTAAGCATGGACGAGGCTAGTCAAGTCCGTTGAGTCTCCGCGTGCTGTTGCTCTCTGCCATGAATGTGAGCTCAGCCCTGACAGCAAATAAGCACGCCCTGACACTTCATACCTCTGCTGGGTGGCCATCCTCTCCTGCATCTCCCTCAGCTCCGCATCCAGAGCCAAGCAAAGTTGGTCACCAGATTGTCCCGCCAGGGATTCAAATAGTTTCCTCCTCTGATCCTCAAGTATTGATACTGCCTCGGAGAAAGCACCACGCTCGGCAGCAGCCCTTGCTTTCGACATG
The DNA window shown above is from Musa acuminata AAA Group cultivar baxijiao chromosome BXJ2-4, Cavendish_Baxijiao_AAA, whole genome shotgun sequence and carries:
- the LOC135610408 gene encoding MYB-like transcription factor EOBII; translation: MERYFEAVAVADGWRKGPWTAQEDKLLIEHVNLHGEGRWNSVSELSGLRRSGKSCRLRWVNYLRPDLKKGKITPEEENVILELHALWGNRWSTIARSLPGRTDNEIKNYWRTHFKKSTPSKNIEKARARFLRRRQQQQYQTVPPPPPPPQQQQQDDMRTIMNQVAQITLAQDMQQEMAYMYPLPYALQQQGGAAHGCVVDGPAAAAAEDDSWGSLWNLDDVQHDVERVCRGCLQVQDQALSFY